From the genome of Phytohabitans rumicis, one region includes:
- a CDS encoding cation diffusion facilitator family transporter gives MSASGGTRAIVAALLANLGIAVTKFIAFALTASSSMLAEAIHSVADSGNQALLLLGGKRARREATPQHPFGYGRERYIYAFIVSIVLFSVGGLFALYEAYHKYEEWHSHPDESGITSWHWVPVVVLVVAIILESFSFRTAIQESNHVRGKATWVQFVRRARAPELPVVLLEDLGALVGLIFALFGVVLTLITGSGLWDALGTAAIGLLLVSIAVILAIETKSLLLGEGATSEDVTKIEDAIMAGPEVERIIHMKTLHLGPEELLVAAKIAVRQHETGEEIAQHINDTEARIREAVPIARVIYLEPDIYQVPAPAAS, from the coding sequence ATGAGCGCCTCCGGGGGGACCAGAGCGATCGTCGCCGCCCTGCTGGCCAACCTGGGCATCGCGGTGACCAAGTTCATCGCCTTTGCGCTCACCGCGTCATCGTCGATGCTGGCCGAGGCGATCCACTCGGTCGCCGACTCCGGCAACCAGGCGCTGCTGCTGCTCGGCGGCAAGCGGGCGCGCCGCGAGGCCACGCCGCAACACCCTTTCGGGTACGGCCGGGAGCGCTACATCTACGCGTTCATCGTGTCGATCGTGCTCTTCAGCGTCGGTGGCCTCTTCGCGCTGTACGAGGCGTACCACAAGTACGAGGAGTGGCACAGCCACCCTGACGAGTCGGGCATCACCTCGTGGCACTGGGTGCCGGTTGTCGTCCTCGTCGTGGCGATCATCCTGGAGTCGTTCTCGTTCCGCACGGCCATCCAGGAGTCCAACCATGTGCGGGGCAAGGCGACCTGGGTCCAGTTCGTCCGCCGGGCCCGCGCGCCCGAGCTCCCGGTCGTGCTGCTGGAGGACCTCGGCGCGTTGGTTGGTCTGATCTTCGCCCTTTTCGGTGTGGTGCTTACGCTGATCACCGGCAGCGGCCTGTGGGACGCCCTCGGCACCGCGGCGATCGGCCTCCTGCTCGTGTCGATCGCGGTCATCCTGGCGATCGAGACCAAGAGTCTGCTGCTCGGCGAGGGTGCTACGTCGGAGGACGTGACCAAGATCGAGGACGCCATCATGGCGGGGCCCGAGGTCGAGCGGATCATCCACATGAAGACGCTGCACCTCGGCCCGGAGGAGCTGCTCGTGGCTGCCAAGATCGCGGTCCGGCAGCACGAGACCGGCGAGGAGATCGCCCAGCACATCAACGACACCGAGGCGCGGATCCGCGAGGCGGTGCCGATCGCCCGGGTCATCTACCTGGAGCCGGACATCTACCAGGTCCCGGCCCCCGCGGCGAGCTGA
- the ahcY gene encoding adenosylhomocysteinase yields the protein MTSTLPAPGASAAARPTSLAEGDFKVADLSLAAFGRKEIQLAEHEMPGLMSIRREYAAAQPLKGARITGSLHMTIQTAVLIETLVALGAQVRWASCNIFSTQDHAAAAIVVGPTGTPEAPAGVPVYAWKGETLDEYWWCTEMVLVWPDGQGPNMILDDGGDATLLVHKGAEFENAGAVPSPETADNEEYAVILGVLQRSLAEDNRRWTRIAAGIKGVTEETTTGVHRLYEMQSAGTLLFPAINVNDSVTKSKFDNKYGCRHSLIDGINRATDVLIGGKVAVVFGYGDVGKGCAESLRGQGARVIVTEVDPICALQAAMDGYQVATIEDVVETADIFITATGCYDVITAEHMARMKHQAIVGNIGHFDNEIDMAGLAKRDDVTRINIKPQVDEWNFDDGHSIIVLSEGRLLNLGNATGHPSFVMSNSFANQTIAQIELFTKLDQYPVGVYTLPKHLDEKVARLHLGALGAKLTELTKEQAAYLGVPVEGPFKPDHYRY from the coding sequence ATGACCAGCACTCTGCCGGCGCCGGGGGCGTCGGCTGCGGCCCGCCCCACCAGCCTCGCCGAGGGCGATTTCAAGGTCGCCGATCTCTCGCTGGCGGCCTTCGGCCGTAAGGAGATCCAGCTCGCCGAGCACGAGATGCCGGGCCTGATGTCGATCCGGCGGGAGTACGCGGCCGCGCAGCCGCTGAAGGGCGCGCGGATCACCGGTTCGCTGCACATGACGATCCAGACCGCGGTCCTGATCGAGACGCTGGTCGCGCTCGGTGCGCAGGTGCGCTGGGCGTCGTGCAACATCTTCTCCACACAGGACCACGCCGCCGCCGCGATCGTCGTCGGCCCCACGGGTACGCCCGAGGCGCCGGCCGGCGTTCCGGTGTACGCCTGGAAGGGCGAGACGCTCGACGAGTACTGGTGGTGCACCGAGATGGTGCTGGTCTGGCCCGATGGGCAAGGCCCCAACATGATCCTCGACGACGGCGGCGACGCCACGCTGCTGGTGCACAAGGGCGCCGAGTTCGAGAACGCGGGTGCCGTGCCGTCGCCGGAGACCGCGGACAACGAGGAGTACGCGGTCATCCTGGGCGTGCTGCAGCGCTCGCTGGCCGAGGACAACCGGCGCTGGACCCGGATCGCGGCTGGCATCAAGGGCGTGACCGAGGAGACCACCACCGGCGTGCACCGGCTGTACGAGATGCAGTCCGCCGGCACCCTGCTCTTCCCAGCCATCAACGTCAACGACTCGGTGACGAAGAGCAAGTTCGACAACAAGTACGGCTGCCGCCACTCGCTGATCGACGGCATCAACCGGGCGACCGACGTGCTGATCGGCGGCAAGGTCGCCGTGGTGTTCGGGTACGGCGACGTGGGCAAGGGCTGTGCGGAGTCGCTGCGTGGCCAGGGCGCCCGGGTCATCGTGACCGAGGTCGACCCGATCTGCGCGCTGCAGGCGGCGATGGACGGCTACCAGGTGGCCACGATCGAAGACGTCGTGGAGACCGCCGACATCTTCATCACCGCGACCGGTTGCTACGACGTCATCACCGCCGAGCACATGGCGCGGATGAAGCACCAGGCGATCGTGGGCAACATCGGCCACTTCGACAACGAGATCGACATGGCCGGCCTGGCGAAGCGCGACGACGTCACGCGGATCAACATCAAGCCGCAGGTCGACGAGTGGAATTTCGACGACGGTCACTCGATCATCGTGCTGTCCGAAGGCCGGCTGCTGAACCTGGGCAACGCCACCGGGCACCCGTCGTTCGTGATGTCGAACTCGTTCGCCAACCAGACGATCGCTCAGATCGAGCTGTTCACGAAGCTCGACCAGTACCCGGTCGGCGTCTACACGCTGCCCAAGCACCTGGACGAGAAGGTGGCCCGGCTGCACCTCGGCGCGCTCGGGGCGAAGCTGACCGAGCTGACCAAGGAGCAGGCGGCGTACCTCGGTGTGCCGGTGGAGGGCCCGTTCAAGCCGGACCACTACCGCTACTGA
- a CDS encoding helix-turn-helix domain-containing protein, with protein sequence MAVKPSPTTLRRQLGAELRRLRADRTVADVAGELGWSDSKLSRIETAHTGIRPKDLDRLLEAYGVAEDGRARIRALAGQSRQRAWWEAYGDVLPNAYETYIGFEAEATGIYNYEAQIVPGLLQTAEYASAVIQADGVYEDEEVHSQRVAVRMARQAVLTRDPPPKLSVILDEAVLRRQIGGPDIMRRQLTGLVEANERSMITVYVLPFSAGAHRALAGSFVILEFSGDSDHPLVYCEGMTGGVFRSRQDELRSYWMSFEALRAAALNPRRSVEFINAVVRDNQ encoded by the coding sequence ATGGCAGTGAAGCCGAGCCCGACCACCTTGCGGCGGCAACTGGGCGCAGAGCTCAGGCGTTTGCGAGCCGACCGCACGGTCGCGGATGTCGCTGGAGAGCTCGGCTGGTCAGACTCCAAACTGAGTCGCATCGAAACCGCCCACACGGGCATCCGGCCCAAGGACCTGGACCGGCTGCTCGAGGCGTACGGCGTCGCCGAGGATGGCCGGGCACGAATCCGGGCGCTCGCGGGACAGTCCCGGCAGCGCGCGTGGTGGGAGGCGTACGGCGACGTCCTCCCCAACGCGTACGAGACCTATATCGGCTTCGAGGCCGAAGCGACCGGGATCTACAACTATGAGGCCCAAATCGTGCCGGGCCTGCTGCAGACCGCCGAGTACGCCAGCGCGGTGATCCAAGCCGATGGTGTGTACGAGGACGAGGAGGTGCACAGTCAGCGGGTGGCGGTAAGAATGGCGCGTCAGGCCGTGTTGACGCGCGATCCGCCGCCGAAGCTGTCCGTCATCCTCGATGAGGCCGTGCTGCGCCGGCAGATCGGTGGCCCAGACATCATGCGCCGCCAACTGACCGGCCTGGTCGAAGCGAACGAACGAAGTATGATCACGGTCTACGTGCTCCCCTTCTCGGCCGGTGCCCATCGGGCTTTGGCCGGCTCGTTCGTCATCTTGGAATTCTCCGGCGACTCGGATCATCCGCTCGTTTACTGCGAAGGCATGACGGGCGGCGTGTTCCGTAGCCGGCAGGATGAGCTTCGAAGTTACTGGATGAGCTTCGAGGCGTTACGTGCGGCCGCGCTGAATCCACGCAGGTCGGTGGAGTTCATCAACGCGGTTGTGCGTGACAATCAATAA
- a CDS encoding DUF397 domain-containing protein, which produces MHWRKSTRSAGNGQCVEIATMSDGIAMRDSKDPEGPILQFRAATWRDFVDSLRAGNFDRTA; this is translated from the coding sequence ATGCACTGGCGCAAGAGCACCCGCAGTGCCGGGAATGGCCAGTGTGTCGAGATTGCGACGATGTCCGATGGTATCGCTATGCGCGACTCCAAGGACCCTGAAGGCCCAATTCTTCAGTTCCGCGCCGCGACGTGGCGTGATTTCGTGGACTCTCTTCGAGCCGGAAATTTCGATCGTACTGCATAG
- a CDS encoding DUF6082 family protein: MKSRRFKPEFITLPRFHGGLLASMALFIAVVLLIIFSPLALQMLDDDGRDWERLSLIGQSYGAISAVLAAAAVVAVALTLILQQRQIRDARRLAIRQFHTNLLAMAIEDPELLQAWGQFHQPEGTAPRLTVYTNLVLNYFVLLHQTGTADLDEIRLHLKFMATSEWARNYWESTADIWATAYSGKSGEIVDVFAQELGRPAQRSET; the protein is encoded by the coding sequence GTGAAGTCACGCCGCTTTAAGCCCGAATTCATTACTTTGCCCCGCTTTCACGGCGGCCTCCTTGCCTCGATGGCATTATTCATCGCTGTTGTTCTTCTGATCATCTTTTCGCCGCTTGCGTTACAGATGCTGGACGACGACGGAAGAGACTGGGAACGTTTGAGCCTTATCGGCCAGTCCTACGGGGCGATTTCCGCAGTGCTGGCCGCCGCAGCGGTGGTCGCGGTCGCACTCACCTTGATACTGCAGCAACGGCAGATACGTGACGCTCGGCGGCTCGCAATCCGCCAATTTCACACCAATCTCTTGGCGATGGCGATAGAAGACCCCGAACTGCTACAGGCGTGGGGGCAGTTTCACCAACCAGAGGGCACCGCACCACGGCTGACCGTATATACGAATCTGGTTCTCAACTACTTCGTTTTGCTGCACCAGACAGGCACCGCAGACCTGGATGAGATCAGGTTGCACCTGAAGTTCATGGCGACAAGCGAATGGGCCCGTAACTACTGGGAAAGCACGGCCGACATCTGGGCCACCGCCTACTCGGGAAAGTCCGGCGAGATAGTAGACGTCTTCGCACAAGAGCTAGGCCGACCTGCTCAACGCTCAGAAACCTAG
- the efeU gene encoding iron uptake transporter permease EfeU, which translates to MSDSPLFASYLIGLREGLEATLVVSILVAFLVKSDRRNRLPWVGLGVGVAVALSVGFGALLTYTRTSLLADYRDQELFEAITSVAAVCFVTWMIFWMRRAARSIGGELREGLERAIAVGPVAVVLFAFLAVAREGLETALLFFAAVQGADSDTGPLLAILGGILTSIVIGVLLFATAVRINLTRFFTWTGVLLVLIAAGILKYGVHDFQEAGVLPGLNTLAFDISGTLDPSTWYAALLAGMFNITPAPSVLEVVAWVAYAVPVLVLFLLPGRRPAAPKPAPETPAPAQQAA; encoded by the coding sequence ATGAGCGACAGCCCGCTCTTCGCCAGTTATCTGATCGGCCTCCGCGAGGGCCTCGAAGCCACGCTGGTGGTCAGCATCCTCGTCGCGTTCCTCGTCAAATCCGACCGGCGTAACCGGCTGCCCTGGGTGGGCCTCGGTGTCGGTGTGGCCGTGGCGCTGTCGGTCGGCTTCGGCGCGCTTCTCACGTACACCCGGACCAGCCTGCTCGCCGACTATCGCGACCAGGAGCTCTTCGAGGCCATCACGTCCGTCGCCGCGGTCTGCTTCGTCACCTGGATGATCTTCTGGATGCGCCGCGCGGCGCGTTCCATCGGCGGTGAGCTGCGCGAGGGGTTGGAACGCGCGATCGCGGTCGGGCCGGTCGCGGTGGTCCTGTTCGCCTTCCTCGCGGTCGCCCGCGAAGGGCTGGAGACCGCGCTGCTGTTCTTCGCCGCGGTGCAGGGGGCGGACAGCGACACCGGGCCGCTGCTCGCGATCCTCGGCGGCATCCTCACCTCGATCGTCATCGGCGTGCTGCTCTTCGCCACCGCCGTACGGATCAACCTGACCCGCTTCTTCACCTGGACCGGTGTGCTGTTGGTGCTGATCGCCGCGGGCATCCTGAAGTACGGCGTGCACGACTTCCAGGAGGCCGGCGTGCTGCCGGGGCTCAACACGCTGGCGTTCGACATCAGCGGCACGCTCGACCCGAGCACCTGGTACGCCGCCCTGCTCGCCGGCATGTTCAACATCACCCCGGCACCCAGTGTGCTGGAGGTCGTGGCGTGGGTGGCGTACGCCGTACCCGTGCTGGTGCTTTTCCTGCTGCCCGGACGGCGCCCCGCCGCGCCCAAGCCGGCCCCTGAGACTCCCGCGCCCGCGCAACAGGCCGCCTGA
- the efeO gene encoding iron uptake system protein EfeO, whose product MRTPRLFALAAAGVLAGGALAACSDDSGDEAAAGGPITVNATDSLCEVATTDVAAGTVTFKVTNKGVKVTEFYVYAAGDRVMGEVENIAPGLSRELHVELPAGTYETACKPGMIGKGIRGPLKVSGSAAPLTDNAALAAATESYQRYVKSQTGALLEKTQEFVTAVKAGDVAKAKELFPIARTYWERIEPVAEIFGDLDPKIDGREEVIEEGMEFTGFHRIEKDLWVTGDISKSGPMADKLMADVNEIVAKANAEKLSPLQLANGAKELLDEVATGKITGEEDRYSHTDLWDFNANVEGSKAAIAALRPVLEERAPDLVKTLDTEFANVDTTLAKHRAGDGWKLHNQLTQAELKELSDAINALAEPISKVAAVVAK is encoded by the coding sequence ATGCGTACCCCCCGTTTGTTTGCTCTCGCCGCGGCCGGCGTCCTGGCCGGCGGCGCTCTCGCGGCCTGTTCCGACGACTCGGGCGACGAGGCCGCGGCCGGCGGCCCGATCACGGTCAACGCGACCGACAGCCTCTGCGAGGTGGCCACGACCGACGTCGCGGCCGGCACGGTGACGTTCAAGGTGACCAACAAGGGCGTCAAGGTGACCGAGTTCTACGTCTACGCCGCGGGCGACCGGGTGATGGGCGAGGTGGAGAACATCGCGCCGGGCCTCAGCCGGGAACTGCACGTGGAGTTGCCCGCGGGCACGTACGAGACGGCGTGCAAGCCCGGCATGATCGGCAAGGGCATCCGCGGGCCGCTCAAGGTGAGTGGGTCCGCGGCGCCGCTGACCGACAACGCGGCGCTGGCCGCCGCGACGGAAAGCTACCAGCGGTACGTCAAGAGCCAGACCGGCGCGCTGCTGGAGAAGACGCAGGAGTTCGTCACCGCGGTCAAGGCGGGCGACGTGGCCAAGGCCAAGGAGCTCTTCCCGATCGCGCGTACCTACTGGGAGCGGATCGAGCCGGTCGCCGAGATCTTCGGTGACCTGGACCCGAAGATCGACGGGCGCGAAGAGGTCATCGAGGAGGGCATGGAGTTCACCGGGTTCCACCGGATCGAGAAGGATCTGTGGGTGACCGGCGACATCTCCAAGTCCGGCCCGATGGCCGACAAGCTGATGGCCGACGTGAACGAGATCGTGGCCAAGGCGAACGCGGAGAAGCTGTCCCCGCTGCAGTTGGCGAACGGCGCCAAGGAACTGCTCGACGAGGTCGCCACCGGCAAGATCACCGGTGAAGAGGACCGCTACTCGCACACCGACCTGTGGGACTTCAACGCCAATGTGGAGGGTTCCAAGGCGGCCATCGCCGCGCTGCGGCCGGTCCTGGAGGAGCGCGCGCCGGATCTGGTCAAGACGCTCGACACCGAGTTCGCCAATGTGGACACGACGCTCGCCAAGCACCGAGCGGGCGACGGCTGGAAGCTGCACAACCAGCTCACCCAGGCCGAGCTGAAAGAGCTGTCCGACGCCATCAACGCGCTCGCCGAACCGATCAGCAAGGTCGCGGCCGTCGTAGCGAAGTAG
- the efeB gene encoding iron uptake transporter deferrochelatase/peroxidase subunit — protein sequence MNRRKAIALSGAGVVGVAGGALVARNAFDSPASAASDAVPFYGANQAGIVTPAQDRLHFVAFDVVTKSRDRLVEMLREWTEAAARMTAGRDAGLIGAVAGIPEAPPDDTGEAIGLPASGLTLTIGFGPSLFRNADGVDRFGLAARRPDALADLPKFPGDALEAEISGGDLCVQACANDPQVAVHAVRNLARIGFGVVSVRWSQLGFGRTSSTSRDQATPRNLFGFKDGTANLKAEEEALLREWLWARSGDGPSWMDGGSYAVTRKIRMLVETWDRTSLMEQEAIVGRSKGSGAPLGKKDEFDEPDFAVKGADGELVVGEVAHVRLAHPDQNAGARLLRRGYNFVDGSDGLGRLNAGLFFIAYQRNPHKQFVPVQLALARNDVMNEYIRHVSSALWACPGGVAEKGDFWGRALFA from the coding sequence ATGAACCGTCGCAAGGCAATCGCGCTCAGCGGTGCCGGCGTGGTCGGGGTCGCGGGCGGCGCCCTGGTGGCCCGGAACGCGTTCGACTCTCCGGCGTCCGCGGCTTCCGACGCCGTCCCCTTCTACGGGGCCAACCAGGCCGGCATCGTCACCCCGGCCCAGGACCGGCTGCACTTCGTCGCGTTCGACGTGGTCACGAAGAGCCGGGACCGGCTGGTCGAGATGCTCCGGGAGTGGACGGAGGCCGCAGCGCGGATGACCGCCGGCCGGGACGCCGGCCTCATCGGCGCGGTCGCCGGCATCCCCGAGGCCCCGCCCGACGACACCGGTGAGGCCATCGGCCTGCCGGCGTCCGGACTGACGCTGACGATCGGCTTCGGGCCGTCACTCTTCCGGAACGCCGACGGCGTCGACCGGTTCGGCTTGGCGGCGCGGCGCCCGGACGCGCTGGCCGACCTGCCGAAGTTTCCCGGTGACGCGCTGGAGGCCGAGATCTCCGGTGGTGACCTGTGCGTCCAGGCGTGCGCCAACGACCCGCAGGTGGCCGTGCACGCCGTACGCAACCTGGCCCGGATCGGCTTCGGCGTGGTCAGCGTGCGATGGTCGCAGCTCGGCTTCGGGCGTACGTCGTCCACCTCGCGCGACCAGGCGACACCGCGCAACCTCTTCGGCTTCAAGGACGGCACCGCCAACCTGAAGGCCGAGGAGGAGGCGCTGCTGCGCGAGTGGCTCTGGGCCCGGTCCGGCGACGGTCCGTCCTGGATGGACGGTGGGTCGTACGCGGTGACCCGGAAGATCCGGATGCTCGTCGAGACGTGGGACCGGACCTCGCTGATGGAGCAGGAGGCGATCGTCGGGCGGAGCAAGGGCTCGGGCGCGCCGCTGGGCAAGAAGGACGAGTTCGACGAGCCCGACTTCGCCGTGAAGGGCGCCGACGGCGAGCTCGTGGTGGGGGAGGTGGCCCACGTACGGCTGGCCCACCCGGACCAGAACGCCGGTGCGCGGCTGCTGCGGCGCGGCTACAACTTCGTCGACGGCTCGGACGGGTTGGGCCGGCTGAACGCGGGCCTGTTCTTCATCGCGTACCAGCGCAACCCACACAAGCAGTTCGTGCCCGTCCAGTTGGCGCTTGCCCGCAACGACGTGATGAACGAATACATCAGACACGTCTCCAGCGCCCTATGGGCCTGCCCCGGCGGCGTTGCCGAGAAGGGCGACTTCTGGGGCCGCGCCCTCTTCGCCTAG
- a CDS encoding RDD family protein, with protein MNAQVPGVVSGEAVELEIRAARVGSRVLALLIDIAVQVLIALVLLFVTVMTLSMVPAVDPALEGALFTVGTVLVLVGYPVLCETFSRGRTVGKLAVGLRVVRDDGGPVLFRHALTRGLVGVAVEWPGLVLPLVTWVASIATMLGNPRSKRLGDLAAGTMVIHERTPASWGWVPGMPLPLATWAATLDLTGLDDDLALAVRHFLARGHGLAEPERSRLGRALAAEVAATTTPPPPPGVPGWAYLAAVLAERHRRAAHRLARARSVTATLWPGLVSPRRGVPTQLRPPAPARPGEPQNWPTEAWPDPPWQTPSLDPVDWTGLRPPPVASALRRSAPD; from the coding sequence GTGAACGCGCAAGTGCCCGGCGTGGTGAGCGGCGAGGCGGTCGAGCTGGAGATAAGGGCGGCCCGGGTCGGATCCCGGGTCCTCGCCCTGCTCATCGACATCGCCGTGCAGGTGCTGATCGCGCTCGTCCTGCTCTTCGTGACGGTCATGACGCTGTCGATGGTGCCGGCGGTCGACCCCGCGTTGGAGGGCGCCCTGTTCACCGTGGGTACGGTGCTGGTGCTCGTCGGTTACCCGGTGCTGTGCGAGACGTTCAGTCGCGGGCGGACGGTCGGCAAGCTCGCGGTGGGCCTGCGGGTGGTCCGCGACGACGGCGGGCCGGTGCTGTTCCGGCACGCCCTGACGCGTGGGCTGGTCGGCGTCGCCGTCGAGTGGCCCGGCCTCGTGTTGCCGCTGGTCACCTGGGTCGCGAGCATCGCCACCATGTTGGGCAACCCGCGCAGCAAGCGCCTGGGCGACCTGGCCGCCGGCACGATGGTCATCCACGAGCGCACGCCGGCCTCGTGGGGCTGGGTCCCCGGCATGCCGCTGCCGCTGGCGACCTGGGCGGCGACGCTGGACCTGACCGGGCTGGACGACGACCTGGCGCTGGCCGTACGCCACTTCCTGGCGCGCGGACACGGCCTGGCCGAGCCGGAGCGCAGCCGCCTCGGGCGGGCGCTGGCCGCCGAGGTGGCCGCCACGACGACGCCCCCGCCACCGCCGGGGGTGCCGGGGTGGGCATACCTGGCGGCCGTGCTGGCCGAGCGGCATCGGCGGGCGGCCCACCGGCTGGCCCGCGCCCGGTCAGTCACCGCCACCCTGTGGCCGGGACTGGTCAGCCCGCGGCGCGGCGTCCCGACCCAGCTCCGGCCACCGGCGCCCGCCCGGCCCGGCGAGCCGCAGAACTGGCCCACCGAAGCCTGGCCCGACCCGCCGTGGCAAACGCCGTCACTGGACCCCGTGGACTGGACCGGCCTACGCCCACCGCCCGTGGCGAGCGCGTTGCGCCGGTCCGCCCCGGACTAG